ACCATATGGCACAAAAATCTGAAGTATTGACTCAGTAAAAGTTTCAGAATACAAACCTGATAGTATTTGGCCAATGTCTCCTGAGCACAAACGACGGCTGCACTGGCCTGTTGATACGAACACATAGCACATTTTTCCGCCTCCACAGCGGATTCAAGAACATCCAGCGTAGAAACCACATGGTTACCTACTGATGCTATGGCGCAGAGATCACCAGCTACCACACAGGCGGCAGCAGAAGCACTCACGGTGTCATGGGCTGCATCAACGGCCACGGAGAACTTCTGGGCACAGAGCTCAGCGGCAGTTCCATGCCGCAATCCATGGCTGCAAACCCTAGGGTTACAGAGCTAGCACGTGGAAGAAGATATGAGATCTCACCAGCGGCGGAGGCGCGGGAACCGCCCTCGGTGCAGGATCCGCCCTCGGCGCAAGATCACCAGTGAAGGGAAAGGAAGgccgacctctcacgaactccaaTGAACAGAGAAGAGAAAGTGAGAGATAGAAGACGACGACCAGGGAAGATAGAAGACAGCACCAGGGTACATAGAAGACGTTTGAAGACAGCGGCTAGGGAGTAACGGAGCGAACGGAGCGAGGGCACGACCGACATTTGTAAATGGCTAATGACCATCAAGACACCCGGATGCTATTTCTTCAAATCGAGCGAGATTATAATGCCACGGTTCCAATTGCGTCGATGGCGGTGGCAATAGTCTGAAGCCCGCTGAAGAGAGTGCCACCCTTGCAAAATTCTAGACCAGGAGAAGGAAAGGGATCTCCGGTCCCCGGCTCACCACTTCCGATTCCAATCTGGTCTCGCTGGGCCTGGCCGCTGGCGGCAagggagagatggggaagaaccagGCGTATAAGGCGATGCAGCGGGCGAGGCTGGGGTCCTCGTCCGGCGCACCTGGCGCCGCCGACGCCCCCGAAGACGGCATGGTCGGTCCCCTTCCTCTCTCCTAGCAGATCTCTGATTGCCATCCGCACTTCCGAGTTCCAGGCTTGCAATCCATCCTGATCTCATTATTTCCGCGGCCCTATTCGTACGCTAATATATATGGTAGAGTAGGATTCCAGCTGCTGAGGAATTTTGGCTATCTCATCCAACTTCTAGTTTGGGTgaaaaataaagaaaaaagaACTTTGGCTAACGAGGGCCGTCGCAGACGGACGGTTCATTTCATTCTCCAGAGTGGCATGCGGCGCGCCTGGCCAGCCTTAACAAGACGCACACCGTCACCTGGGAGGAGTTCAAAAAGAAGCAGAAGGTACAGCCGGCTTTAGTAATCTGTCTCTTACTCATGTTTACAGCTTTCAATATTTAGTGTATCAACATGCTCCCCTAGTACTGACTTCTGAGTCACCTTTGTCTTGTGTTCGTGATACTAACTTTCACATCAAAAGTTATGACCAAATTTTTTCATGCTAGTTTATGTTCTGATAATGTTGATTGCTTTTCTAGATCACATAGTAAGTTACTTTAGATGAAAATGCAACTGACATGAATGGATATTTAGCATCATCAAGTTTTTCCCTGGCTACTACATGCTCATTTCGTGTTCGATTCACTTTGGACACCTCACCATAATTTAATGTCAGACGCCCTTATAAAAAAACATTCACATCTTTCAAATGTCATCACTCAAAATAACAGTTTTCTATCTTGGTTTTGATGTTTTGGCTTGGGTGATTCATATGTTGACTGTTGAGTCACTCGTAAGTAGTAAGTATCGACCGTGGTGTCTTTATAGACAAACCTTTGTAATTCCAAACAAGGCCCTTTTAGATTTTCATGTTCTCAGTTTTATTTGCAGCAGATTCCAGCACCCGACCGATACCACTATTTGGTTAAGCATATTGTTCTTTTTTAATCGATAGCAACATTTGTTATTGCTCCAAGATGTATTCTAATCACAAAAGGTTTTTTTATAAGTAGTTCTGTAGTTATTGATGGTATTCTTGTTCACTGTCAGGAAGAGGAATTGAAAAGGGGTGAGCTGGAGGCTGACAAAGATAAAATGATGAGAGAGTATAGAGCTCAACTGGATGCTGAAAGAGCTCAGAAGCTAGCAAATGGAAGAAATCACTGGTCCAACTCAAAGTCATCATATTCCAAGAAAGGTAATGGGCTATGGTAACCTGCCAAATGATAATACCTGTAATGTTAGAATCTTAGTATTTCCCACAAATAAATAATGTTGCATATGTTAAATGGCTCTTCTGACAAAAGAATTTTGAAAACAGAGAGGAAGGATAAGGATGCaaagaaaagaaataaaaagaGGAGAAAGGTATGATAGTTCTTTCTAGGTACATCAGTTTATATTTtcatactaggtgagtgcccgtgcgttgcaacgggaacatgtaATACCGTTGGAGGAAGGGAGCACAGGGGAGGGTGTGAGGAGGCATCGTCTGTACAGGGAAGAAGAACACGGATCTAGGTTTTTCCTTGGGAAGCTAGGAGTCTTAGGGGCATACACTGCTTAGTGCATTGGGAAGCTAGGGGCCTTCGAGGTTTATACTGTTAGGTTATAGGACACAAGGTATAAGAACGGCCACATCTAAGCTCTAGCCTTAGATCTGTGCTTTAATATGCGATAggcgaaaagatttttcaatctcAGTTTAAAATTCACTCTCATAATGGACTAAACTCAGAACCTAAGCTATGTTACTAATGACCCTGTTTGCTTAAAATTCACTCTAATAATGGCCATGTTTGCTTCATTTTTTTTAGCTTCTGGCCATAAAAAAATGCCGCGGACCGCCAAACGCTCAACTTTTCAGTTCGCTTTTATAAGATTCGATTTGGTAAAAATCATCCAAAAATCAATATAAACATATAATCGACCGAGTTGTTGCAATAATAATAATCCGTCATTTTCTAGATTCCAAACGTTATGAAAATCTTCGTCTTTCTTCACAAGTAATCTCGACGATACCTACATTATTCCCACAGCCAGGTTATCATAAAAGCTAAACCAAACAGGTGGCAGTTTGGCAGCACAAAAGCAACAGAGCAAAGGTGCTATGCCGTCCTGCTCCTACCGTTGCTTCGGTAGTACCTGCTGCTTCTGCTCGTTCACGGCACCTCAACACAGATCAAAGCGATGACAACCGAGCTCCCAGCACAAGCCAGCTCCAGTAAAGTTTATTTTCAGCAGGGCATGTTGGCTGAGGCGACAGGCGACGGATAGACTCTATATTATATGGATTTCCGACCACATCTTCATATGTCCCTCTTAGGTCCAATCTTAGATTAGAGAAGGAGATATTCACGACTACTGGCGGTTTCATTATGGGGGCAGGTCATGATCAAAGACTCTAGAATGAACAGGTCGCAAGCGGAGGAGCTGCACGTTCAGCGTCGTCTCGTCTCGTTGAGGACGCACACCCACGACCAAAGCAAATCTGCAGGCATCAACACCATCCCCGTCATCCGTCAGAGTTGAGATTTGAGAACGCGCTCCTCACTTCCTCAGCCACAACAGTCAACAGCAAATGAGTGTCCAGGCACAGGCGGCAGCAGCTTACCACAGCCAGCGATGAATGTCGGCGTCCTGCTGCAGGTTGGGCTGCCGCGGCTGGAGCCTGTACCCGTGCATCTGCGGCGACAGCCCCAGCGCCGTCATCGACGACTCCGCGGCGTCCCGGCCGTGCAGCAGCAGCTGCTGGCTCTGGCTGCCACTGCCACTGGCTCCCACGTCCCACCACGGGAACGGCCTCGGGTTAATTCCCACCATCTCGCCAGCCTGCTGGTGCTGCCCGCTAGCAATAGCCGCAGCCGGGTTCTGTGTTTTTTCAAAGGCCACAGCCGTGGTTCAGTCAAAGAAAAGTTTTGGAACAAACAGACATGGGATCACTTGAGGTTAAGGGCTATGAAAACGGGCCAAGCGCCTTACCATGAGGCACAGGTAGCCGCTCTGCTCTGCTGGCATGTGCATCTCCTGCGGAAGTTCAGGACGAAACAGAACTCTTGTGTGTCACAACAACTCGGGCCTTTTAAAAGAGAGATGTGTACAGGCTACCAAGCGACGGATCGGAGGTTGGAATGCTGTGTACCCTTTGGCGGATCTCGAGCAGCTGCTGATCGAGTAGCTCTTGCTGCCAGAAACAAAACAAGTGTGCGCTCAGCGTTAGCACTGAGGGATCTCCCAAGACTGTTTTTTTCGTCTTCTTTTTAGGATAAAGATCTACAAGAATCTACAAGGCTACTCCATCAATCAATATGTCGGCGTGCTAGTTATAGTCAGTGCATAGTTACCTTCCTGAGGCGAACTTTGTACAGCGAGAACTCGATCTGCTGCTCAAGGTTGCTCAGATCCTGCGCGGAGAACGAGGCCAGGTCCTCCGCCATGTACTGCGCCATGATCATCCTCAGCCTGTTCCTCTCATCTTTCATCCTAGTCATCTCTTGGACGATTTTCTTCATGGGAAAGGAGGGCGCGAATATTAGGTTATACATCAGCGGAAAACGGAGATTGTAACATCTTGGTCCAAGAGAATAAGCTGCACCTGCTGGATGTCCATCTCCTCGAAACGGGTGCTAGGGGCTTTCAGGTACCTGTCAAAGACGCTTGCTATTCTGCAACCAGAAGCAGCAGTGATATATAGCACGGCATAAAAACGTCGTAAAACCCCTGATGGGTGCTCAGTCATAAATAATCACTATTGAAACTATTAAACTCTGGCAACATGAATATATGATACCCGTCTTATACCACACACCTAATCACCATCTCTTTCTTTTTTTACTGAAGGCTTCAAACTGTATATGGTAAGCTAAAAGGTTCTATGATGCACGCCAAGCTATAAGATTGTAGTTGGCAGGAATAATTGCAAATCAGTTCTGAAGCTCTCATGAATTTTTTGAACTCATCACTAAAGTCTAAAACCTTATAGCAGAATAAAGCTGAACCTTATATGTTACTGTACTAAACAAGCTTCAGAAATAAAAAATGCTTCACGCACCTCCATGGAGGGCTGGAGTACTCGTACATCCTGCCACTGCCAGAGAATATGATGACTCCGATTTGCGCATCACAAAGAATGGCTAGCTCGTTTGCCTTCTTGAACAACCCCATCCGCCTCTTGGAGAAGGTAACTTGGCGGTTTGTTGGATTCTCAATCTTCTTCAGCTCTACTTTTCCACGCCCCATTGGTACAGCTTGGTGCTTCTACTCTTCTATTCAACCTACAAGAACATATGCTGCGACTGCGAACATTGGCAGTCATCATTCAGGACACCAAAGCACAACCATGATAAGAAACAAACAAATAGTTCATATGCGTGAGAGGAGGTAGAAGCAAATGACTTCGAATCACCAAGGCCATGAAATAAAAATAACAGACAGTTTCAGTCTTTCAGTTTCATGAAGATCAAATGAATTTAAGAGCTCGAGAAGATGAAAAGATTTGAAAAGCATGAGAAGATGAAAGGATTTCATATGTATGACCAAGAGATGACAGCAAATGGCTTCAAGAATACAATAGAAAGTTATCTATACAGGAACAAATGCTAGTAGAACTGTGCAGTTCTTATATTTCAGAAAAATCAAACTTTTATGAAGATCAAATGAATTAAAGCATGAGCAGGTATATACAATCAAACAAACAACATTGaggttacgggttttttgcctAGCCCTATGCGGTGTATTGTTCACGTCTGTTCAGGATATCCATGGTTTTTCCTCATAACCTCAATTTAagggaaacaaaattcagtatgaAATAATCCGGCTTTAGAAAATATCTAGTTACGTTATTCCTCTTCACTCAAAATGGCACTGTGAAACAATCTTTTCCCTTTAGAGAGCGATGACACAAGAAGTGTGTGGATTGGCTACCAATCATTTAGCTCCAGTCAATTGGATTAGTCAAACCATTTACCTCTTATATCGAATCTAAGTCTTATACTTGCCAAAGAAAAAAGTAGTATTCAAAACCATATTTACAACCAGAAAAAGATTGCTGAGATTTTGCACACAAAAAATACATAATAAGAGCAGGGTTTTTTTCTCGGACGCGCAGGAGAGCTGCACATGATTATATTAAGAAGCAAGTAGGGAAAGTCGAAAATAAGGAGTTGTTAGAGGGAGTTTGTTAGGATATGGAGTTTGTTACATATTAGACAAGTCCTAGAAATAAGGAGTTGTTAGAGGGAGTTTGTTAGGATATGGAGTTTGTTTCTGTCAGGGACTATATAAGTCCTATCTCTGTAACCATGATGGTTAGCGAGCAATTAATCTAAAGAAGAGATTATTTCCTTTCCTCTCGTTCCCAACCGTGCGACAGCACGGCATCCTCTCGCCCCCGTTCTTCCAGCCTGCGCTCTACCACCCGCCACTCATACAACCTAAGGAGTAGAGATCGTACCAAGTTGATATGGAAAGAGACAGTAAAAAGAGACGTAAAAGGATGTAATATACCAAAGGTTTAGCCTTGAATAGGAATACATGGAAAACAACTATTCATGATTTCACATGCCTAAAGCTtgtttgggactaaaaggctttaTTGTTGTTGTTGTATATTCACAAAAGAAAGAAGCACAACCTTATAAAAGAAAGAAGCCTTTCAGTAGTGAAAAATGTAGAACACGTTTCCAGAGTAAGCTAATATAACGAGACATACCTTGTTGTGAGCAGCAGAGCCACCATACTGAATAGCTAATGTATCACCCATCCGTTCATAGAAATCCATCAGATAATCAACCAGAGGATCATGCAATTCAATTTTATGTGCTTCAGCAAGTCCCAGTGCATGAAGTTGACGCCCTAAAGCAGCTAAACCATATGAAAATTGTGCAACATTTGTGCGATCCAAGCAGTCTATACAATTTGTCCTGAGGACACCCTTCTGTAATAAAAGAGGTACCAACTTAGCTGCACATTCAGTTTGATCTCTGCTACTTCTGTCATCACGTGATTTGGCAACAGTTTTTTCTTCACTGCAATGAAAGGATAAAGGGTATTAGAACTGAAAAACAAGCACTTACAAATGTACAAAAAATAATTGTGATCTCTAACATATGAATTTGGCATAAATATTTAGAGAAAGTACGTCATAAAATAAATTCCAGTGGAGGTTCTTCTTTAAGGAAATTGACGAACTTAGCTTCACTATTACTTTCCTATCACTTGGCAACTTGAACTTGTGCATTATTAAGGAAAAAATATCACTACCTTGAGATGTCATCAAATTTTGTTGATGTACTTATTTCACAGTGGAGGAATTCAGTTAGATCCAACACATCTGATGCCACCTTGCTCAACAGTGCAAGCACATTGGTGCCTTTCCTGAAAGTAGCAGGTAGTAATTCACACTAAGGTACATACAAGATGATTGTCTTACACTGAAGGAGCAATTTTACATAAGATTCGCTTGTAATACAATGCATTACCTTCGAAAAAGATTACTCAGATCCATGTGCAGAAATTTTAGACACTTGTCATCAGATAGGCTCTTGTTAATGTAATGAATAGCCTTTGCAAATTCTGCACAGAGCAGAGATTCACGGGGCTTCTTCTCGTGGGTCTGATTGAAATATAATTAAGGGGTTCAAAATTTCAGACttataacaaaaagcagaagactaTCAACTTGGTGATTAAACCCTCAGCTAGAAAAGTCAGTGACAATATAAGCATAAGTCAAGACATTCACATCAAACAACAATGATGCTGCACTTGCCTTTATTAAGTTCAATATGATTATTGGATTCCCATATCTAAGTGCAAGGTTCTCAAGTAGGGAAAGTCCCATATCAAACAACAATGATGCACACAAAAAAAAATACATAATAAGAGCGGTTTTTTTTCTCGGACGCGCAGGAGAGCTGCACATGATTATATTAAGAAGCAAGTAGGGAAAGTCCAAAATGGACTCGGATACAAGGGAAACCTCCTAAGGAGGTCTAAAACAAAGATACAAAAAACTATAATAAGTGCAGATTCAGGACATGTCCAGATAAGAAAACGGATAGCCTCGCTATACCATACCGGCACACTAATAACAAATTAGATATGTGACGATAAGCACAAGCCACGAAAGAGGGCACAGGTAGATCTCAAATATATGTAAAAGCAACAACCTGTCCAAGTTTGCTTGCTGGGAGGCAAGAATATGACTGTGGACATCTTCCAGTAGCCTTCTGTTTTTGTTAGTAGTCGAGTACTTACCCAACCATCCACCAAACCTATTAAAGTTTCGCTCACCCTGCCATTCTTGCATAGAAAAGGCTGATGACATTATCTAACAACAACAATGCCCAACAAGGGACAAACAAAGGGGATAGAATATATACGAAGCAGAAATAGTCACCAAATGTAGTTGACATTATCTTAAATTAGAAATTTTAACAATTGCATCGATAGTGCAAGAAGCACACAACAAACCAGTTTGAGAGAAAGCAAGGTTTGGTTACCTGAAGAATATAAACAACAGTAAAGGCTCTGATTTTGCTGTCTATTCTGAAAGAAGAATCATGTAACCACTGCTAGCAAACATATAGTGCCAAGGCTAAAAATAATAATGACTTTCATGCTCACTGTATCTCCACCATCCTTGTCcattgaaacacaatagtcagcaAAGGACGTGCTGCAGGATTAATCGATCAATAGCTGAGAACAATCCATCCCCGTACATTTCATGGATTAAGCTGAACCATTGTATTCTAGCCATGTCCGAAGTAATAATAATCGTAAAAGCAAAAGAAGGTGGCAGTGCCCTTTGGCCACTGGCAGTCCTTGAATCAAgtaaataaaaggaaaaaaaagaaaaagaaaacaacaATGTCCGCAACAAATAATCGTCGAGAACTGTTAGTTAACCAATCCAAAAAAATAATCTAGTGTTTGCACGGGGAGGAAAATCCACGATTCTAAACTCTGGTAAGTATGAATTCAAGTTAGAAAAATGGATAATAAAAAATAGTAGGATCGCCAGGAACAAATCGCTCACCAATGGTTTCCGCTGTGGAGGCGGGCTTGATGCTTCATCTCGCGTGTAGTCGTTGTTCTGATGCGTAGGGCGTCGCACAAGACTCAGACAATCTGAATTAGATCCCACAAACGCAGGCGACGACGCTTGAGAGACTATTGAAGCAATATACGTAAAAAAAAATTGGTGAAGGTGAAGCAGGTTCCTTACATGTTCTTCACAGGCTATAGGAAGTGTGTGCTAGGAAACTGGCTTACCTCCGTGTATCAAAACACTACTTGCCCCTTGCCTGTCAACCTATTTTGTCTCCCGGAAAGAGGATTAGAATTTTTCTACAACAAATTGGATAAGCATAATATGCGGCCGGCAATAGAAATATGAGGGCAAAAAAGATTAATTTCTTTCTGATGGATCTCACCGACAGAGAACACAAACAGTAAAACCACAAAGCCgagcaaacaaaggagggggaaagaggtGATTAAGGAAATGGATTCTGGAGAAAACAATTCAATACATGGGCGGCGAACTGGATAAGCAGAATCTACGCCCGCTACGGAAAAATGAGACAAAAAAGTAACGCACTACTGAAAACGAAGCCGTAGGATCACAGAGAGCGAAACGCACGGTGGAAAACGACGATTGAAGGAGATCCAAAATGGAGAAAGCTTCACGCGGGGGCGAGGGCAGGGCGTTAGCGACCCTTCCATATCGACGGAGAGCGGGGCGAGGGGCGAAGATGGCAGGGGCGGGGTAACGGCGGGAGACATGGTCGTGGCGCGGGTGGGAGCTGAGGGTTTAGGATTTTTAGGGTGCTCTCCATGGACAGCAGAGCGCATGGATGGCGCGGCCGTGCGGGTGTGCGCGGACGTGGAttgagtcggcaaagccgatcgggAAGGCGCAGGGACTGTGGGCCTCGCGTGGATCGGGCGTGAGGGAGTGGAAGGCGCGGTCCTAGGCGGAGATTTCGGAAGGCCGACGCTCTGCTCTCCATGGAAAGCATCGAGCCGGGATTGCGCGGTCGCGAGGAGGGAGGAGAGCCGGGTCTGAGCGTGGGCGAGGAGAGTCGGGCGGAGGCGCAGGTGCTTGGGTCACTTGAAGCGATCGGTCGAGGACGGAGGCAGGGTCATGGTCACGGGGCGAGGGCTGCGGGCGCGGGGAGGACGCCGCCAATGTCGTTGCGGCGACGGGGGCTAGGACGGAGGCGGGGTCTGCGGGCGCGCGGAGGGGACGCATCAGGCGGGCGGGGGCACGGTGCGTGGTGGACGCCCTCCTTCCACCCTTAAGGATTAATAGAGAATAGCATGAACTGAATACTTCCCTACCAGAAGAGCTTGAAGAACAAAAGCTCCTACTAAAACTGGTCTCAACATTACATTCACTTATTGTGCTTACTTTAAATTTGTATGGTGCACTCACATTTAAAACTTCAACAGCACAGAAGTTCATCAGAGTCAAGTTCCAGCTTATCGTCAGAATCTTCCAGCAGCGATGATGAGGATAGGGGTTCAAGGAAGTCCAGATCACGATCTAGTTCGAAGAGAACAAAGCAGGAAAAGAAGCACCGATCAAGGTCCAAGCACAGAGACAGTGAAAGTGAGGAAGGTCCAGTTCGCCTCTCTAAATTCTTCGGGAAGTAAGGAGTAGATACTGTACCCAATACGCCTTTTCATTTTGAACCGTAGATTGGTGGGTTTGGATGTAATATTCAATACAGATTATTTCTGAAGGTTGATGGAATCAGTTACCATGTTCTCAATAGAATGCTCAACAGTTAAGAGGGTCTGGTTAAGTTGTGTGGCTTCCTAAAACTTTGTAAGGAATTGGTAAGTCATTGTTAGATTGCTGTACCTTAGAGGATTTGATGTCTATATTTGAAATATTTGATAAATCGAACTGCTATATATATCTTAAGGCTTCACATGGCCAGTCACTTGTTTCGGTTATGCTCTCGTTGAAGCAACGTGATACACCAATTCGACTTCAGATCAAAAGACTGAATACTGCATCTTAGCACCATCACTCTAGTTATCAACCGTATAGTTGGCCTCGTCTATAAGGTTAGTTCCTGTCCGTgaaaaaaaaaacagcaaaataAAAAACACACAAGCAAGACCTTGAAAGTACGTAGCATAATGAAAATGACAACTGTGGATGTATGATTAAACACTTAATGCTAGGTTTTCACAGCCAATAACTTTAGATGTATGATTAATCATTTCTTTTGAACACGCTCTCTGAATGAaagtgtcacacccagatttaaaggATAAAGCCGGGTACGTCTCATATGTGCGTCAAGTAAGAACTTCCATATAATGACAGAATATAtaaagataaatgtcataaatatcataaatatatttattacatagcgaaagtcttacaaaataaatgataaatataaaacgaactaaatattatttctcTGGCGCCacgaagctgactgggagacgccacctagataaagTCAAACTCCTGGTtgtgcggctcctcttcgaccacctgctcttcacctgtggggggttaTATATTGCAAGAGTCAGCTCACAAaatatcatagctcaacaagttgtgggaaataatgtgcatgaactcaccaaaggtgagagttcatgtgaagtgtaaggttgatcaataaaataaaggttgaagctgagcattgcttttataagttggtcaaaattttactagcagttactaagtgtaagtaaataccaaaccatagtaataataaatcaaagtaataataaataatctcaaagctatgcaaatgacaaattgaatttaattccataaattaatcatgtgagggtccgagccgctcatgaccgtgagcgcggctgatataccagttttacactctgcagaggttgcgcatctttacccacaagtcatgttacccatctgccaaggggtcatgaatctcataaacctctaccaaggaggcgagacagggtaacactacgatgcctttacaaagttccactagcttcagagaacccgctacagtttctaggaagctctaatgcagggacccctcgcctgaccgccatcgcaacaaaatcaactcaagggcctccctacactgaccactcccctactgcccttgcccctttcgggtaaggtagtcctccactagctttcctagttagtcagccaagggagtcccataccacccttgtggtagtactgtttcccgggtggtcgctccatgttccaattaacataataatcttatcatgaacagtacatAATAaaatgataataaaagtgtgatcatgaataatgtgtatctccatacccaaaaccatataaagcaatagcaagtactacccaaaaagtccagtggaatcaaggtataaagatagtcaaactagggtaacctaaaggggtcccatcaaaattaacctatgcagatcattatgattaataagaacatgagtgggtaaaaataagtgatcaaggacacaacttgccttcaacaagCTCCCGTTCAGCACtctc
This portion of the Zea mays cultivar B73 chromosome 2, Zm-B73-REFERENCE-NAM-5.0, whole genome shotgun sequence genome encodes:
- the LOC103646272 gene encoding MADS-box transcription factor 31, whose translation is MGRGKVELKKIENPTNRQVTFSKRRMGLFKKANELAILCDAQIGVIIFSGSGRMYEYSSPPWRIASVFDRYLKAPSTRFEEMDIQQKIVQEMTRMKDERNRLRMIMAQYMAEDLASFSAQDLSNLEQQIEFSLYKVRLRKQELLDQQLLEIRQREMHMPAEQSGYLCLMNPAAAIASGQHQQAGEMVGINPRPFPWWDVGASGSGSQSQQLLLHGRDAAESSMTALGLSPQMHGYRLQPRQPNLQQDADIHRWLW
- the LOC100282046 gene encoding CBF1 interacting corepressor; the protein is MGKNQAYKAMQRARLGSSSGAPGAADAPEDGMTDGSFHSPEWHAARLASLNKTHTVTWEEFKKKQKEEELKRGELEADKDKMMREYRAQLDAERAQKLANGRNHWSNSKSSYSKKERKDKDAKKRNKKRRKHRSSSESSSSLSSESSSSDDEDRGSRKSRSRSSSKRTKQEKKHRSRSKHRDSESEEGPVRLSKFFGK